The Sciurus carolinensis chromosome 5, mSciCar1.2, whole genome shotgun sequence genome segment CCCACACAGCCTCGGCTAGGTGCCAGgagagctggggacatggcttcAGGAGCCCCGCAAACTGCAGAGCAGTGAGCAGGTGGCACTCCTGCCGGAGTCTTGACTGGCTCTTCTTCTGCCTTGTGGTGGGTGGTACCAGTGAGCGTGGCCCGAGCGCAGGAGAGTGGCCCTTTGCCTTGGGGCACAGCCTGCAGCAGGTGGGCTCCTGCTCCCAGCAGGCTCTGGCAGAGCTGCACCTCCCGTGCTGCGGGGTTCTCGGCATCACGTGCTGTGCTCTGCGTGTGGCCTGTGGCGTGCGAGTGGTTCTGCTGGGCACACCCTCTGTGCTGTGGGCAGCATCTCATGTGAACCCCTAGCCTAGGGTCCGCTCCACTGGCTCTGGTCACTAGGAACTAGTGCCCTTGGAGGGGCAGTGCTGGCCCCTGCTCAGGGCTCCTCCAGGAGATGTTCCAAGTGGAACGTTAGCAGGCATGACACCGTGGCCTCTCTCTGGGGCACTGAGCACTGGCCCTGGGGCAGTGGCAGTGCAGTCCATAGGCTTAGCCTGAGTCAGGAGCAGAGACTTGCAGAGAGACCAGACTCCATGACCTCCGAGCTGGAGGTCTCAGCAGCAGCAGACGCCCAGTCCCTGGGCTGACAGAACACCTGGGAGCACATGTCCTGGGGTGTCCCACAGCCTTGGGCTGGCAGAAAGGACCATTTAGGGGACTGGAGTCAGGAGTGCATTCTCAGAGGCCTTGCTAAGTGTGCCCACATGCACTGGATTTGTTTTGGCTTTCTCTGGCCAAATGAAGTGCCAGTTGCCTCCCCCCAGTAAAGGGCCAGAAACCTGTGGCCATCTCCGGAGGGACCCCAGGAGTTGGCCCTGGGGCTGCCCGTCAGTCTTCCCTCAGCACCAAGGCCAAGCGGCAGCATAGGTGTCTTGGGTTGGGCCTTACCTTCCTGGAATTGGTGCTTCACCCTTTTTGCAGTACAGCTGTAGCAGACAGCAGGTGGCCCCGGCTTCCCAGGTGGGCAAGGCCCTGTCGTCCTCAGCCACAGGTTTGAATTGGGAAGTGGACCAAGGGAGACGAGCGTGGCCCAGCAGCACTCTGGGCAGTTGCTGGGTACGTGGCCCCACAGCCTCCCTCCAGGTCGACAGCAGGCAAGCGGGCTCCAGGAGCCTCGCCCGTCAGTGTCCCCAGGATGGTTTTCCTAGGTAGCTGCCAGCGGCCCCTCCTGTGCAGAAAGTCACAAGGGTCTTAGAATCCACATTGTGGGAAAGCCTTTGTCATTCCAGGGCTTTTGgaactttggaaaacagaatttgATTCTGATCTTTTGTGAATAACTGATTTTTTTACATGACCAGTTACTTCCTCATGGTGGGTTCTATGGGATTAAGGGTCCAAACGTTCTTCCCATGAAGACTCAGGAGCAGCATTGGTGAAAACAGGCCTGGCCGTGTGTGGTTTGCGTGAGGCAGCGTCAGGCGACCTCGGGATCGTTTGGATCTTGATGCCAAGTTAGAGAAGCCCACTGGGAGAAGTTTCTGGGTAGCGGTGGGGGTCAAGGATGCGCGGGGCAGACCGGGCCAGAAGACCTGGCGAAGCTGCGACACTGCAGCCTGCAGAGCTCTGCCCCTGCTTGGGACGCCCCACTGGAGTCAGAGCCCCAAGCGCCCCAGGACAAAGACGTTCACAGGGCTTCCATGCCGCCCAAGGGTGAGGCAGGGCACATGGGGACGGCAAGGGGCTGGTGGGCTTGGCTGTTCTCAGGGTCGCTGCAGGTTTCTGTGTTCCTGCTTGAGTCTGTGAAGCCGGTAGTGACAAACGTCCCCCCAGGAGTCGCAGTCTGGACTCGTGCCGTGTGCATGCCATTGGTCACTGGCTCCCACCTCCCTCTCAAAGCCTGAGTCCTCTTGTCTTTGCGGTGGGCAGTGACCCTTGCCAAGCACAGGGATCAGAGGGGTACGCATGGCCCAAGAGAGCCAGTGCTGCATGCAGGTCCGCCTGGCTTCTGGGTGAACTGACAGCCCAGCCCTGCAGCATGTGACACTCAGGCTGGCTGAGTGTGTGGCTGCCTGGGCAAGGGGGGGTGGACGCTGTGGTCATTGTGGATACAGAGCCCACCGGCCCGGCTCCTCTGAACTGGCCCTGCAGGGAAGGCTGGTGGCTCCACACCATAAGGTGTACTTGGTGAGCACCGGCCAGTGGCTTCGTCCTCTTGCTGTTCCGAACAAGGTGGAATGTATTATCGGGCTGACCTGTCTTTAAATGGTTTCTCTTCCAGAAAGTGTTCTCGGAGCCAGGGAGCCTGTCCATGGCCACCATCACCAGGCTGCGGGAGAGCTGCCGGGCCGCACTGCTGGCACAGGGCTgagcctctccctcctccctgcccttcacTGCCCACTGGCCCATGACCATTCCTACTGCTTTCGTCAGTGCTGTAAATACCTAGTATCACTACGCTGTAGTGGTGGGTTTTTAGAGATTTTAAATCCTGTCACTCTATACCCTTTTGGTTATTAGCTATGGAATCAGGTTTctaaagaaaagttatttttgacTTCCCTGACACCGGAGTACATGAACTCTGAGATGGCGTTTGTATTTAATAAAGTGCGTCAGCCTGTGAGCTGACCGGGTCACACCTGAGCCCTCTGTGTGTCAGGATGGCAACCCTGTGCGGTCCTTGCCGTGTGGGGTCTGCAGGCAGCACACGGGCCTCATACGGCGGGCTCTTAGAGCCACTGCTACACAGGGAGGCTGGACCCCTCTAGCCATCCCAGCTGACAAGCAGAGATCTCCACAGCGGCACCcaggtggggaaggggagagacGGTGGGGGTGACAGGCTAGGCACCTGCGCGGTCCGGAACTGGCGCCCGCTCAGCAGGGTCACTCTGACCCGTCTCCTCCAGTAGGTCCTGCGCCAGTCTGGCCCCTTCCAGGCTCTCAGGCTGCTCTGCGAGGGGCTCCTCACAGGGTGGGCTACCTCAGTGCCCCCAGGTCCACTAGACGGAGCAgcactgctggaggaggagcttGGGGTGCCTGGCAGGCTGTCTTTAGAGCCAATGCCCAAGGTTCCCAGAGCCTCAGTGCACAGGGTTCTGCTTCAGAAGACGGAAGGCCAGCTTGTGCCCTACGCTCCTGGTTCCAGCCGGTAGTGTATCCCACTGCACCTCATGGAGACCAGAGGAGGTGCCAGCCCTGAGCACTGAGGATGGGGAGGCAGCCTCTTCAGAGCCACGCGCTTCTCCAGTCTCAAGCCTGCCTTTCCGAGTGCAGCAGCTCTGATGTATCTGTTGGCCTTCTATGCCTCTCATAAGCAAACAGGAAGTTGGTGAGAACAGCACCCCACAAAGTGGAGGGGCAGACACCAAGCTGCACGAGCACAGCACAGCCTGCGCTGCAGGCGGGGGCCAGCACGGCCTCTTCTCCCCACAGCCCACTCGAGCATCTGTGGTTCTGACAGCCTGGCCACTGCGGTCACTCATGACCCAGTGTGCTCAGGTTACTGCCCGGGGGGAGGCTGACTATCCTTACGGCTCTCCTACACCAAGGTGGAGGAAGCAGGCCCTGCTCTGGCCGCTGCCCACACCTCCTATCTGCAGACCCCAGCAGCACTCCACTGTGGCACACATGGCGCCTGGCAAGAGACGAGTGCAGACAGACGAAGAAAGAGACTTTTTATTAGCATCATTACAGGCAGCGTGTCGCATGTGAGCCGACCCTCAGTGTGCAACCCACCCAAGCCGCAGCGCAGACGTCAGTGGTGAGTCTATTATTGTACGCAGTGCAGAAACAGAGTCACCCTGAATGCCGACAGAAGACGGAAAATCACtttacaaaaagtaaataaaaataacacccTTTCTATACTTAGAAAAGTGCCAGCTCTTGGGCGGCAAAGCATGGGAACACTGAGGGTCACACCAAGCCTGGGCACCACCTCAGCATGTGGGCCAGCCTTCCTGAAAAAGCTTGACCTGAGCATCCAGATGTTCACCCTCGGCACCTCCACGGTAGCGCCTTCCTGGCGCTGCTGTTTTTAATTTCCTAAGCATGCCAGTCTAACGTCAGCCACCTGCACCAGGCTCAAGTGTTCAGACCAGAGACTTCCCTTTGTAAGGCTTAAATCTGAGCAAAGAATGGAGAAACCAACACCAAATCTTAACAGTCGAATCAAAGTGGAGCTGCGCCACGTCAGCAAAGCACAACTGCCTCCTTAGAGCTCTACTTTGGTGAATATTAACGTTGAACCAGTTAGCAAGATATTTAACCCAGTTAGCAGAATTAACACCGTCATTTCAATAGTTACTCTTTTGTGCATAGTAAATGTTGCAGGATGAACTTCACATTTGATAAAGCAATTTGAAAACGGTTTGCCAGAGAGTATGCCCCCCTCCACACCAATCTAAGCTCGGGGACATGAAAACAGACCCCTGCCTCTGCTGTCTGCGGCACACCTGCCAGCCTGCTAAATTGTCTGGTAGCCAGCATGACTCCTCTTCCTGCCGATGAGGTAGGCGATGAGGACGATGAGGACAAGCCCCGCCAGGGCACCCCCCACGGCGATGGGGATCAGCATGTTGTTCCCATCGAGCAGACACTCTTCCACTGCAAGACAGGCAGGCACGCACCACTCACCACAGGGCCCGTCCCCTACCTGCCGGTCCTCCCCAGCCAGCGGGGAAAGAGCCACTCAGGTGAAAGGCCTCCATTCCAGACAAGTGTCACTGGGCAAGTCACTACGGGGATGGGCGCTCTCCACCCTGCTGGGGATTTACAGGAGTGCCTCACCCCAGATTAGAGGATGTGCCAACCAGCGAGATGTGACTGGCTGCCCGTGCTGAACTCAGCCCAGGACCCCTTGCACTCAGCATCCATAGCACCACCTCCATTTCTGAAATAGTGCCTCTGTCAAGGGAGTCCTGTGCCTCACCCGTCAGGCAGTTTGGGTCCTTGTAAAGCAAGGGGAAAGGGTTTTCTCCAGAATCTCTCCATGGGAAGAGAGTTCtttgaaagggaaaaggaagccaCAGTCCCCAGTGCCCGGCGGCACAACTGGGCGAGGTCTGATGTGCTGCTGCCACCCCCCCACCACAAGTGCCACCCCAGACCCACTTACCAGACCCAAACCGGTCACCTTCCACCTTGAAGGCCTGGACCCACACGCTGAAAACGTTGAGGGAGAAGGCCTGGGTGACGCGGATGTGCTCCTCAGTGTTACACCTGTAGGAGTGCCCAATGGTGGCCTGCAGGGCTCTCAGTGAGGTGTTGGTGGCTCCAAAGGTGGGCTCTGCAAAGCAGTCAAGAGTCAGTCCCCGGGCCACTGTGGCTAGGGCCTGGAGAATTGTGGGGTCTTACCTTTGGCGTCAGGAAAAGTTGCATTCAGCTGGATCCCTTGTAGGAAAAACCGGCTAGAGCTTGCATTCTGAGAGGCGAAAGAGGGCGCAGTCACCCAGGAGATCTGCACAAGCTGTTAACCCACTGGTGCCTGGTCATCCACCAGACATTCTGCATTCCTTGCTTCAGGACAAAGCTGTGCATCCTATTATCTTAAAAGCACCATGACTCTAGGGAGCACAACTTTTATGGTTCTTTCCAGACCTTTTCAGGGATTCAGATTCTCTGCTAAAATTGGGATTGCAAGAGCCATCTTGTAAAAAACTGAACTTTTTTTGAAAGGgtaaagttaaaatttaagaGACCCAACTGTTAAATCAATTCATTTACATAGCATTAAACTGAGAATACCTATGAGTGGCTCTTACGTTCTTCCTATTTTACTGTCTGACTCTGCATACCATGGTTCTTCCCAGGCAGAGGGCACAGGACATGGAAACACCATCACAGGAAGCAGGTAGCAGCACAGGGCCCCCGTCAGCAACCTGTGCCCTGAGGGCTGTGGCTGTTCCATGTCCCCTTTCTTCTCTGCAGGCACCCTGGCTGTCAGCCCTACACAGAACTTTCTGAAATGTCTGCAGAATAAATGAACCATGGTGTGCAGTGATGAGAAAGTAGGAGGGGAACTCAGGGCAGCAGAGTCTGTGCTTCTGGAGGCAGAGCCGTAACTGCTGGACTCTGAACCATAGACTCAGCTCACACACAGCAGCCTGCAATAACCCGGGCACCCCAGCAGGCAAGAAGAGTGCCTGACACTGCTGCAAGGGCAGGAGAAAGCTGGCAGGAGAAAGACCCCAGCGAGTAGCCTCACCATCCCAAATCGCAAGACCAGGACCATGCCCCTCTTGCTCTGCAGCTCCAGGGTCACCAGGAAGGCACTGCAGTTCCCGCTGGCTGTGGTCTCATTTGGGTTGATGTTGAGAACACTAGTCACAGtctgaaagaaaagcaaacaggTCACCAGCTCAGACCTGGGGCCAGGCAACTGTGGGACCACACGCTCATCAGCCAAGCCCAGGAGCACCGAGAAGACACCGGGTCCCACAGCACTGCCTCTGCTTTCCAACACGCCGTCAGAATGCTGGGTGGCCTGGGCCTGACAGCCTGCCCCAACAGCACACACTTCTTTCTTAAAGATTCCAACCTGGGTTTTGAGACGTGGTCTCACGTGCTCAGGTGGCCTTTTAACTCTTGGGTTCAAGCCATCCCTGTCTCGGCATCCCAGGCAGTGCAGACAACAGGTGCctgcaccacacccagctcagccACACTTTAAAACTCAAGTCGGCACCCGTTCTCCCAGCCCACTGACGCTTGTTATTGGGGAAGAACAGAATTTCTTAAGTAAAGTATAAAAATGACCTCTAAGTGAGTAACAGAAGCTCAAGGGACAGGCAGGGACTGACACTTCCTCTGTGAGGGGCCAACGAGCACTCTGGGCTGACAGCACACCTGCCGCAGCCCCAGCATGGAGGACGTGGGGCTCTGCAGGGAGCCCTGACTGGGAGTCTCCAGTGAACGGAGGCCCTGGGACTGGCCTACCTTGTTGTCTCTCCGTGTGTAGGTGATGTTCAGCTGTAGCCCCATGCTGGCCAGCAGGCAGGTCCCGTTGTCGCCGCTCACATTGTACTTGGACACAAAGGGGCTCTCGGTGGGCACGGGGCTGGGTGAGGGGCTGGGTGAGGGGCTGGGTGGAGCAGGTGGCAGCGTGGCTGGGGAAGGCTGAGGCTGGTCCTGCTGGCAGCGCGACTCTGCAGGATGGAGGGTATGTGAAGGTCAAAGGGCAGCTTTCTTGTAAGGACTGCTAGTTTGCCTGAGACCAAAGCCAGCACTGAGGAGGCACTACAGACACCCAGTCTGCTCAGCCGTGACGTCCCCCCAGAGGACAGCATGAGGCCACGCTCTCTCAAGCACAGGATGGAGGCATGTCACACGTGGCTCAGGGCAGCAGACTCGTGGGTATGCCAGAATGCCCTCATTCACTGCTGCCTCGGTTCAGCCTGGGTGGGGGGTCGCTGTGCCCCTCTGTGGCCTGACACCAGAGAACAGGCGTGCAGGCCCTCTTTATAGACACGTGCCCACAACTGTTACTGGTGGTTATTCCATCGTTCCAAGTGGTCTCCTTCCAGGCACCGTGTTAGAGCCAACAGAGAGGACGGCAGAGGTCCTCACCTCCCAGACTCAGCAGGTGGGACAGCATAAGCATAGACACTGACCACTGTCTACCAGGTGGGACATTCCCTGAGGACCCCAAATAGGAACCCAAGGTGAATGGGGCCAGCCAGCTATCTCAGGGCCGTAAGGGCAGGGACAAGTATCCTCATTTAGGGAGAAGGTAGTGGGGGGAGGCCCAGAGACAGATAGGAGAGAGCAATCTAGGACGTGAGGGATACGGGTGTGCCCACAGGACAGTGGGCACAGGAGGGCCTGCAGGGAGGGGGCACACTAACGAATCTGAGCATGATTCTGTCCCTCAGAATGTGATCTGCCAAGAGGTTTCACAGCAAAAATCTATATCTAGCACTAAGTTAGACTGAACCCCAGGCAGGAGAGCTGCTCACTGCTCAGAAATGGAAGGATGGAGGTCTGCCTTCTGTGACTGATGCTCTCCAAGAGCACTTCCTCACCGCCTAGTTTTGGAGGATAATCAAGAGTCTAGAACGCTCACACATTTTCCATCCAATCTGATCCCGTCCACATTTTCTCCTGAGCTGAGTCATGGAAATGTGGCCCCAAATATCCAGCGTGGGTGAGCCCAGGGGAATGTACCACGGAGCTCTGTGAATCATTCGCCACCAGGAGCTAGGACCGAGCTTTCGTTCCCACTCCTTTCCAGTTACCAGCTCCTATCCCACCCCATGTGCACTTGCAGCAGGGGACAGGGACCTTCACCTACAATACATCCCAAGTGACAATTGACATGCTTCCAGAAAGGCTCACTCACCAGCATCGTCTTCCCCATGTAAAGAACCCACTTCTGAACAGAGCAGAACAACAGAGGTGGCCCAGCTTGGGCCCAGAGAAGTTGCACAGAGCTTTGCAGAGTCACTTAACCCTGGTGACATGGCAGTGCAGATGCCATGGCCAAAGCCCAATGGACGAGTGCCTATCTAGGGAGTGCTGACCAAGCCCACTGGCCCACTCCTGGGTGAAGCTGCAGGGTGGCACTGCACCATACTTACTCAGAACTCTAGAAGTCTGGGTGGCAAGGGCCCTCTTCCTTCCCTGAGGATGATGCACGTGAAAGCCATACTCCCTAAACATGCACCAGTACCAGAGGCCCTCTGCAGAGGGCTCGTGACCTGGAAGGCAACTGCACATGAACTGCACCGAGATGCACACAGGGAGACGTCCTGGCCCCTCAGAGCATGGGTGCAGGGCGGCCATGAGTGtccttccaccacctcccaacagcagcAGGTGCTCCAACAGCCTGCCCGCTGCATCAGGCGCCATCTCAGGTGGCAGGACCTGTCAGCACCACTGCCCTTGGCTTGGCCCAGCCTGGAGGGAGGCCCTGGTTCCTGCGGAATCAAACAGAAACACTGGCCAACCGGGTCAAGCGAGCCTTATGGTGACCCAGGCTGCAAAGTCATGGAAGCCTCTGACTCACGACAAGTACCTACACAAGCAGCTCGAAAAGACACAAAGATGGCGGCGTCCCAGTCCCAGGTGAACTGGTCACAGCCCGGTTTTCTCCACACAGCCAGGCCAGCGCCAGCATCATGTGCCTGGCTCGCAAGTGCTCAGCAGCTCTCCTCGTCATCGGGCTGACAGGAGGTCCGCACAACCTGGCTTgtactttcttctctttcatcaaGTCTCCCTTGATAGGATGTTATGTTCAAAGGCAAGATGACGAGGATGGCTGGTCAAGGCCACTGCTGCACCACTGACACACAGGCCACAGAAGCCTCCCTCTTCTCCATCAGTAGCTTGTCAAATAAAAGCTAGGTGGGCAAGAGACCAAGGAACCGTTTTCTGaccaaaaaaaatcagtattaacAGAAACGAATTCAATAAGCATGCATTAAGAATCCGTTTAGAGCAAGCTGGAGATACAAAAAAGACTCCACGGAATTGATCTGGGACCTTTCCCTGACGCAGCTCTTGATTAGTTAAGAGACAACAAAAAATAAGTCATAACCAAagggacaaaaagaaaatgaaatgacccAATTCTAACAGACCTCAAGTATACGTAAGCAGCCTTGTCATGTAGTCGGCCATTTCAAATGTCAACACATTCTCTGTGCCTGTGCCCCAGAGTGCTGGCCTTCAGCAAGTCCTTGCTGCCCACAGCCGAGACCCCACCCTAGACAGTAAGTGGTGAGGACTGAACCTGCGTGCCAGGCAAGTGGCTCCCTGGGCCCCACTCCACCCCCAGCTGTTTGTGCCTACTTATCCTTTTGCAGTGAGAAGGGCCTGGACTGACTGATGAGGACTTACTGAAGGCTGTGACTCCACACTGAGATGGCTTCCAAAAGCCCAGGGGCTCCTTCCTCCTAATGAAGAGGACCTCCTCCACCCCTCACCCTTGTGGCTGGCAAAAAGAGGGCAGACCTGGACTGTCAGGACACCCCAGTTTCTGCAGAACGTTCAGGAAGTTTTAGGATGATTTTTAACTCCCCTATCACCCACTAGAACTCACTAAAAAAGGCTCTAAGATCTTTGAAAAAGAAGCAAGATTTCCCTCTACACAGGTATCTGCAGATTTAATAAAATCAAGACATCATGATGAAATGGCAGGTATGGATGGATGCTCTTAGCCCCTTCTCTGAAGGGAGGGCGTGCCAAGTGACCAAGCTCTGATGGACAATTTGATGGACAGTCAGGGACAGCCACCCACAACGAGGTTCACATAATGACTCATCAGTTTCAAAGCCCAGCCTCTGGGGCAGTCAACATCCAACACAAGCACATGGCCAAGCTACAGCACTGGCTGCCCAGGGAGGGACATGGGGCTGCCTCAGGCATCAGGAGGTTTGCTTCTCGGACCCTTTCCACAAGCATGTGCTCTCCACTTAACTAGGGTGTGGATCTGGACAGTGAGGGATGCTGGTGGAGCAGTGGGTATACAGCTGTGAACCTACAACtgttacaaaaaacaaaatctctcAAAAAACACACCAAGTCTATCTCTGCTGTGTGTCCACGTTCAGTCCAGAGAGAGCAGCCAAGGTCTCAGGGTTGGTCCTTGTTGACCACCACTGCACGGCCCTTCCCTCCAGGCCCTCTCTGGGTGGGGAAGAAGAAAGCAGGTCACCAGGTGACAGGTGCCCA includes the following:
- the Lamp1 gene encoding lysosome-associated membrane glycoprotein 1 produces the protein MAAPGGARRPLLLLLLLGVVHGASAEFVVRDSNGTACIMANFSAAFGTSYETGHGFQNVSFELPPSAEVLKNNSSCGGVNASSPSLVIAFGGGHSLALTFTRNATRYRVQLMRFIYNMSDTSTFPNASSKEVKTVSSVTDIKADIDTKYRCVSTTEVHMSNVTVSLRDVTIQAYLSNNNFSKGESRCQQDQPQPSPATLPPAPPSPSPSPSPSPVPTESPFVSKYNVSGDNGTCLLASMGLQLNITYTRRDNKTVTSVLNINPNETTASGNCSAFLVTLELQSKRGMVLVLRFGMNASSSRFFLQGIQLNATFPDAKEPTFGATNTSLRALQATIGHSYRCNTEEHIRVTQAFSLNVFSVWVQAFKVEGDRFGSVEECLLDGNNMLIPIAVGGALAGLVLIVLIAYLIGRKRSHAGYQTI